From Erigeron canadensis isolate Cc75 chromosome 8, C_canadensis_v1, whole genome shotgun sequence, one genomic window encodes:
- the LOC122610262 gene encoding uncharacterized protein LOC122610262: MSGSLEGSLSPNNGKQKPPGVVLATVKLLILLVKWQEQTSFLSSSLPTLGIQPLTSANYTTWKDQLDLTKGYFDLDYAIRNDEPDALTVTSTAEQRSAFEKWDKANSLSLMTVKNSIPLGLRGVIAESEKVKTYLKSVDDYFKGSSKALASSLMLKMLTLKYDGSSGVHEHIVKMSDMENKLKTLEMEVSDNFLVHFIMTSLPAQFDPFKIYYNAQKDKWKMSELIAMCQTRRGSP, encoded by the exons ATGAGCGGATCACTTGAAGGCTCGCTTTCTCCTAATAATGGGAAACAAAAACCTCCTGGAGTCGTTTTGGCCACGGTCAAATTGCTGATCTTGCTTGTTAAATGGCAAGAGCAGACCTCCTTCCTCTCGTCATCCT TACCTACTCTTGGCATTCAGCCACTTACTAGTGCAAACTACACTACTTGGAAAGATCAATTAGATCTTACTAAGGGGTACTTTGACCTTGACTATGCCATTCGTAATGATGAACCCGATGCTCTTACTGTGACCTCTACTGCAGAACAGAGATCAGCATTTGAGAAGTGGGACAAGGCGAACAGTTTGTCACTTATGACGGTCAAGAATTCCATTCCCCTTGGTCTTCGAGGAGTTATCGCTGAGTCTGAGAAAGTCAAAACTTACCTCAAATCTGTTGATGATTACTTCAAGGGATCGTCTAAAGCGCTTGCTAGCAGCTTAATGCTAAAGATGCTTACTCTGAAGTATGATGGAAGTAGCGGTGTCCATGAACACATAGTGAAAATGAGTGACATGGAGAACAAGCTTAAGACTCTCGAAATGGAAGTCTCTGAtaattttcttgtgcatttcATAATGACATCATTGCCTGCTCAATTTGATCCCTTCAAGATATACTATAATGCTCAGAAGGATAAATGGAAGATGAGTGAACTGATTGCAATGTGTCAAACAAGAAGAGGATCGCCTTAA